Proteins encoded within one genomic window of Macaca fascicularis isolate 582-1 chromosome 16, T2T-MFA8v1.1:
- the LOC101926309 gene encoding uncharacterized protein, with amino-acid sequence MPGGIQREIPTKWSLEGGTPLSPHRPAPLPSPSQGPVLQGVGGLVLKKAAGGSSRKGSASSRGHHGSAAVPLGKAGAPGSLTYRCWDPGLGTPQLVSGDLLENIHLLHPGQQKLLGEAVLGPFFQLRWIT; translated from the exons ATGCCAGGAG GAATTCAGAGGGAGATCCCTACGAAGTGGTCCCTGGAAGGAGGCACACCTCTATCTCCTCACAGGCCAGCTCCCCTACCCAGTCCCTCACAAGGCCCAGTTCTCCAAGGGGTAGGGGGGTTGGTGCTGAAG AAGGCTGCAGGGGGTTCCTCCAGGAAGGGCAGTGCTTCCTCCAGAGGCCACCATGGAAGTGCCGCTGTGCCACTTGGGAAAGCAGGAGCTCCTGGGAGCCTAACCTACCGATGCTGGGATCCTGGCCTTGGCACCCCTCAGCTGGTCTCAG GAGATCTGCTTGAAAACATCCACCTACTCCACCCAGGGCAGCAGAAACTACTCGGGGAGGCTGTACTGGGCCCCTTCTTCCAGCTGAG ATGGATAACCTGA